In Corvus moneduloides isolate bCorMon1 chromosome 3, bCorMon1.pri, whole genome shotgun sequence, one DNA window encodes the following:
- the MRAP2 gene encoding melanocortin-2 receptor accessory protein 2 isoform X2: MNSFVADFGRPLESERDFSHQMAEESQSLFHFHINEVDHMNKAKDSQKGPSPESNTHFQEVPRSCGVFEEDLHCLTKFNIPNFVNTEQNPSLGEEDLLISEPPIILESKLVMQSSHRILD, from the coding sequence ATGAACAGCTTTGTGGCGGATTTTGGGAGACCTTTGGAGTctgagagagatttttctcaTCAAATGGCTGAAGAATCCCAGtcacttttccatttccatatTAATGAAGTGGACCATATGAACAAAGCAAAAGACAGTCAGAAAGGTCCAAGTCCGGAGAGTAATACCCACTTCCAGGAGGTTCCCAGAAGCTGTGGAGTGTTTGAGGAAGACCTACATTGTCTTACAAAATTTAACATTCCTAACTTTGTGAACACTGAGCAGAACCCTTCATTAGGTGAGGAGGATCTCCTCATTTCAGAGCCACCAAtcattttagaaagcaaattGGTTATGCAATCTTCCCATCGGATCCTTGACTGA